Sequence from the Schaalia sp. 19OD2882 genome:
GGAGCTGACCGCCTCCACCTGCCGGCCGCGCCCGCTCCGGACGAAATTGTCGGGGGCGGCCCCGTCAAGTGGACTGTCTCACCCTTGGACGTCCATCCCGCCCGCACCGCATCCGACCGGAGTGGCCCGCCCTCGCCGCCCTGTGACCGGTGGGGACACGCCGGGCACCCTGGTGGGACGTCCCTCCGCAGTGGTGTGACCGGGTGCACGGGAGGGCAGGCGTGTGACAAGGACGGGGCGCACCGTCCCAGCCGGTCCACAGGTCCACGTTCTAGGGTGGGGTCAGTGACCTGAAGAGGAAGGTGCGACACGTGGCACGAAATGGCGACCGACGGGACTGGGACGACATCATCGGCTCACCCTCTCCTTCGTCACGCCCACAGCCGCCCTCCCGTGCGGAGGCTGCGCGACGACGGGCTGGCAGCGGTGCAGGGGGAGGTGTGCCCGCGGCTCCCGCACGCCGTTCGGTGCGCGGCGCCTCCGAGCCGGCCGGCGCCTCAGGTGCCCGGTCGGTGCGCGCACACGCCTCCGCTGCGAGCGGCCGAGGCGGACCGGGGCGCAAACGCTCATGGCCCAAGCGCATCGGGCTGGCCTTCGTCTTCACCTTCCTGGGCGTGGTCATCGCGGGCTCGGCGGCGTTCCTGTACCTGTACGCGCAGGCCAAGGTGCCCGTACCCGACGAGTTCGCCCTGGCGCAGACGACCACCGTCTACTACGCGGACGGCACGACCCGCATGGGGTCACTGTCCGAGGTCAACAGGACGATCATCGACGGATCGACCCTGCCGGACCACGTGTCCAAGGCTGTCGTGGCCTCCGAGGACCGGACCTTCTACACGAACTCCGGAGTCGACTTCAAGGGAATTCTGCGCGCCCTGTGGACCAACATCACCCAAGGCACCCGTCACGGTGCTTCGACGCTGACCATGCAGTACGTCGAGCGCTACTACGTGGGCGACACCTTCAGCTACATGGGCAAGATCAAGGAAGCCATCCTGGCGATCAAGATCAGCCGCGAGCAGGACAAGGACCAGATCCTCGCCAACTACCTCAACACCATCTACTTCGGTCGCGGCGCATACGGCATCGAGGCCGCCGCGAAGGCCTACTTCGGCAAGCCCGCCGCACAGCTGTCCCTGTCCGAGGCGGCAATGATCGCCGGCATCATTCCGGCGCCTTCCGCGTGGGACCCGGCAGTGGACCCGGAGATGGCCAAGGAGCGGTGGCAGCGAGTCCTGGACATCATGGTCGAGGACGGGTGGATCTCGCAGAAGGACGCCGCAGCCCAGACCTTCCCGACGACCGTCGACCCGGCGACGCTGACACTCATGGACTTCTCCGGCGCGAACGGGTACCTGCTGCAGCAGGTGCGTTCCGAGCTCATCGCCTCAGGAGCCTTCACCGACGACCAGATCGACACCGGCGGACTCAAGATCATCTCGACCATCGACAAGGCCCGGCAGGAAGCCGCCGTGGCCGCCGCGAACTCCATGACACAGGTCGAAGGCTGGGACCCGAACACCATGCACACGGCCATCACCTCCGTGAACCCCGCCAATGGGGAGATCGTCGCCGAATTCGGCGGTGTCGACTTCCAGAAGCGCCAGCAGAACGCGGCCACCCAGGACATCTCCCAAGCGGGGTCGACCTTCAAGCTGTTCACGCTGCTCGCCAACGCCGAACAGGGCGGCTCCATCTACAAGACCTATGACGGCAACTCGCCCATGCACCTGCCCGGCGACGGCGGCACCATCCAGAACGACGGCGGCTACTCCTGGGGACGCATCGACCTGGTCGACGCCATGAAGTACTCGGTGAACACCGCCTTCGTGGAACTCAACCAGGAGATCGGTTCGGAGGCCACGAAGAAGGCGGCGATCGCCGCCGGCATCCCCGAGGACACGTTGGGCCTGGACGACACCATCGGCAACGTCTTGGGCACGGCGGCCCCTCACAATGTGGACCTGGCCGCAGCTTTCGCCACCGTGGCCGCCGGTGGACAGCGCACCACCCCCCACATCGTGCGTGAGGTCATCGGTCCTGACGGCTCGAAGGTCTTCGCGGCGACGACCACTCCGACGCAGGCGTTCACACCCGAGGTCGTCTCCATGGTCATGCCCGCCCTGGAGGCCGTGACCAAGGCCGGGGGCACGGCTGAGGAGCTCGCGGACTTCCCCTTCTCCACCGGCGGCAAGACGGGCACGTCCTCGGAACAGATCTCCGCCCAGTTCGTCGGCTTCGTGCCGGAACTGTCCACCGCAGTGTCCATGTACCAGAACGACGCCCAGGGAAACCCCGTGCCGCTGACGAACATCGGCGGCATGGACCAGTTCCACGGCGGTGACTGGCCGGTGGACGTGTGGATGTCGTACATGGGGGCGATCGAAGGTTCACTGTCGGTGACGGACTTCAGCTGGTACGTCGAGGTCGAGCAGGAGCGCCCGGCCCCTCAGTCCGACCGTCCGCAGTCGGCCCCGCAGACCCAGCCCGCCCCCACCCAGCCGACCCAGCCCGCCCCGGCGCAGCCGGCCCCGCAACCGGCGCCGACTCCCGACCCCGGCCAGTCGAGTGGGCCCACCGTGCCAGAGCCGAGCGAACCGGAGGACCCGAGCCAGAGCGCCAACCGCTGAGTGCGGCGCAGGAGCGCTCTCCTGACACGACGAAGGCGGGCGGCCCCCGAATGGGGGCCGCCCGCCGTGTTCGTCAGAACTCAGAGGCTCACTTGGAAGCCTTGGCGGCCACGACGCGCACCTTGAGGTTCGCGGAAACCTCGGAGTGCAGGTTCACGAGGACCGTGTACTCGCCGACGGACTTGATCGGGGCGGCGATGACCACACGGCGGCGGTCGATCGTCTGACCCAGTTCGGCCTTGACGGCATCGGCGATCCGCGCGGAGGAGACGGCACCGAAGAGGTTGCCGGCCGCGCCGACCTTGCCGGAGACGGTGACGATCTGACCCTGCAGGGCGTCACGCACGGCGCGGGCGTCGTCCAGGGAGGCGATCTGACGCTTGCGGCGCGCAGCGGCCATCTGGTCGATCTGCTTCTGGGCTCCTGGGGTCCAACGGGCCGCCAGGCCGCGAGGAA
This genomic interval carries:
- a CDS encoding transglycosylase domain-containing protein, which gives rise to MARNGDRRDWDDIIGSPSPSSRPQPPSRAEAARRRAGSGAGGGVPAAPARRSVRGASEPAGASGARSVRAHASAASGRGGPGRKRSWPKRIGLAFVFTFLGVVIAGSAAFLYLYAQAKVPVPDEFALAQTTTVYYADGTTRMGSLSEVNRTIIDGSTLPDHVSKAVVASEDRTFYTNSGVDFKGILRALWTNITQGTRHGASTLTMQYVERYYVGDTFSYMGKIKEAILAIKISREQDKDQILANYLNTIYFGRGAYGIEAAAKAYFGKPAAQLSLSEAAMIAGIIPAPSAWDPAVDPEMAKERWQRVLDIMVEDGWISQKDAAAQTFPTTVDPATLTLMDFSGANGYLLQQVRSELIASGAFTDDQIDTGGLKIISTIDKARQEAAVAAANSMTQVEGWDPNTMHTAITSVNPANGEIVAEFGGVDFQKRQQNAATQDISQAGSTFKLFTLLANAEQGGSIYKTYDGNSPMHLPGDGGTIQNDGGYSWGRIDLVDAMKYSVNTAFVELNQEIGSEATKKAAIAAGIPEDTLGLDDTIGNVLGTAAPHNVDLAAAFATVAAGGQRTTPHIVREVIGPDGSKVFAATTTPTQAFTPEVVSMVMPALEAVTKAGGTAEELADFPFSTGGKTGTSSEQISAQFVGFVPELSTAVSMYQNDAQGNPVPLTNIGGMDQFHGGDWPVDVWMSYMGAIEGSLSVTDFSWYVEVEQERPAPQSDRPQSAPQTQPAPTQPTQPAPAQPAPQPAPTPDPGQSSGPTVPEPSEPEDPSQSANR
- the rplI gene encoding 50S ribosomal protein L9 yields the protein MATKLILTHDVEHLGAAGEVVEVKDGYARNYLVPRGLAARWTPGAQKQIDQMAAARRKRQIASLDDARAVRDALQGQIVTVSGKVGAAGNLFGAVSSARIADAVKAELGQTIDRRRVVIAAPIKSVGEYTVLVNLHSEVSANLKVRVVAAKASK